The Novipirellula artificiosorum genome contains the following window.
GTGACTTGTGCCTCCCGTATTTCGTCTGTTTGTCATCTTACTTTAATAGACGGTAGAAACATAAGTGATGCAAAACCGTTCATTGAACCTGTTGGTGTTCGCCGTCTTGCTTTTTGCCGCGCCGACTTCTGCCGTAGCTCAAGAGCTTTACTTCCCTTCATCGGACCGAGACTGGGCCACGGTAACTCCTGAGTCACTCGGCTGGGACATGGCCGCGCTCGAGGAGGTCTTCAAACTTGTGGAGCCGCACTGGCGTACACGTTATTTAGTAGAACTCGGTCAAAGGCTGTTGAATGAAAAACTTCCGCATCAGTGTTTACCTGGATCAGTATTGTGAATTCGATTTCCGATCGTCGTGTGGGCGTAGTTGGTTTGGGCTTGATGGGCACGGCCATCAGTGAGCGGCTTCTGGCTTGCGGTTTTGTCCCCGTCGTTTGGAATCGAACACGCGACAAAGCGGATCGCCTGCTGGAACTGGGAGCGGTTTGGAGCGACCATCCGCTCGTGGATTGCCAGCGAGTCATCATCAGCTTGTTTTCCAGCGAAGTTGTCTCGGAAGTCCTCAAGCCACGGCTGAGCGAAATTCGGTCCGGACAAATCATTATCGATACCACGACCGGCGACCCTCACGAGAGCGTTGCCTGGGAAACACTGCTTTTGGAACGCGGTGCAAACTATCTCGATGCACCGATTTCCGGTTCAAGCGAACAGACACGTCGCGGCGAAGCAACAGTAATCGTCAGCGGCAAGACACAAGTCTTTGACTCCTGCAGTGATTTGTGGCCCGTGCTTGGAAAAA
Protein-coding sequences here:
- a CDS encoding NAD(P)-dependent oxidoreductase produces the protein MNSISDRRVGVVGLGLMGTAISERLLACGFVPVVWNRTRDKADRLLELGAVWSDHPLVDCQRVIISLFSSEVVSEVLKPRLSEIRSGQIIIDTTTGDPHESVAWETLLLERGANYLDAPISGSSEQTRRGEATVIVSGKTQVFDSCSDLWPVLGKNVFHVGGCGNAAKIKLVSNLVLGLNRAALAEGLVFAESLGLDPKATLQVLQGSAAYSRQMDTKGLKMIERDYSTQAKLSQHLKDVRLMLQAAQENGLALQLCETHRELLEQAETMGLGESDNSSIVEAMRSSTR